One part of the Thermodesulfobacterium commune DSM 2178 genome encodes these proteins:
- the cydB gene encoding cytochrome d ubiquinol oxidase subunit II — protein sequence MEGNIYQIIWFVLWAVLWTGYFVLDGFDLGAGSAFYLLGKKEEEKKAIYQALGPFWDGNEVWLITAGGATFAAFPKTYAVMFSSLYSALLLLLFSLILRGVSIEYRNKYDKPLWKTLWDLGFFLGSILPPFLLGVAFANIFQGIPIDEKGIYHGSLFTLLNPFGILGGILFVFCFAAHGCNWIAFKTNGELSEKAATLSKKFTAVTLILAGLFFFGAYLSTNLWQNYFNCPLLLVFPVLSLAGFLMIFPFLIKKNFLGAFLASAVGISGFSAWGFAGLFPNMLPSSLNPAWNLTIYNSSSSLLTLQIMTIVALIFVPIVLAYTFWAYKTFSFKISSKEI from the coding sequence ATGGAAGGCAACATTTACCAAATAATATGGTTTGTTCTCTGGGCTGTACTTTGGACAGGATATTTTGTTTTAGACGGATTTGACCTTGGAGCAGGCTCAGCCTTCTATCTTCTCGGTAAGAAAGAAGAAGAAAAAAAGGCTATTTACCAGGCCCTTGGTCCTTTTTGGGACGGGAATGAAGTCTGGTTAATCACCGCAGGAGGGGCTACCTTTGCAGCCTTTCCTAAAACCTATGCCGTTATGTTTAGCTCCCTTTATTCAGCCCTACTTTTATTGCTATTTTCTCTTATCCTTAGAGGTGTTTCTATAGAATACCGCAATAAATACGACAAACCTCTCTGGAAAACCTTATGGGATTTAGGGTTTTTCTTGGGAAGTATATTGCCACCTTTTCTTCTTGGGGTAGCCTTTGCCAACATTTTTCAGGGTATACCTATAGATGAAAAGGGTATATATCACGGCTCTCTCTTTACCTTACTTAATCCTTTTGGAATTTTAGGAGGAATTCTTTTTGTGTTTTGTTTTGCTGCTCATGGTTGTAATTGGATAGCCTTTAAAACAAACGGAGAGCTATCAGAAAAGGCAGCTACTCTTTCTAAAAAGTTTACGGCTGTCACTCTGATATTGGCTGGACTATTCTTTTTTGGTGCCTATCTTTCAACCAACCTCTGGCAAAATTACTTTAACTGTCCTTTACTTTTAGTCTTCCCTGTATTATCCTTAGCAGGTTTTTTAATGATATTTCCCTTTTTAATCAAGAAAAACTTCTTAGGGGCTTTTTTAGCTTCAGCTGTAGGTATCTCGGGTTTTTCTGCTTGGGGTTTTGCTGGCCTTTTCCCCAACATGCTCCCCTCTTCTCTTAATCCTGCCTGGAACCTAACCATCTATAACAGCTCTTCAAGCCTTCTCACCCTTCAAATCATGACGATAGTAGCCCTGATTTTTGTCCCCATAGTACTGGCTTATACTTTTTGGGCTTATAAAACCTTTAGTTTTAAAATTTCCTCTAAAGAAATTTAG
- a CDS encoding MoaD/ThiS family protein: MIKVKLFATLREGRANEIDFKFFPGINGRFILEKLNIPEKQVAIFLVNGRDYSLDEPLSDGDVIAIFPPVGGG, encoded by the coding sequence ATGATAAAGGTTAAACTTTTTGCCACCTTAAGAGAAGGAAGAGCAAATGAAATTGACTTTAAATTTTTTCCAGGTATAAACGGGAGATTTATCCTTGAAAAACTTAACATCCCAGAAAAACAGGTAGCCATATTTTTGGTCAACGGAAGAGATTACTCCTTAGACGAACCGCTTTCTGACGGTGATGTTATTGCCATTTTTCCACCGGTTGGAGGAGGTTAA
- a CDS encoding Fur family transcriptional regulator has product MIMRHGGWCWKKHGFKECGLRKTQAREALIKLLSQTEGHLTAEEIFWKLKEVLPGIGLATVYRTLELLTQLGIIKKLDFQEGKARFEFIKQEERDHHHLICKVCGKIINYPPSEEYQVLKDLTQKIEQDFDFKVETLEIQAYGVCKDCKKP; this is encoded by the coding sequence ATGATTATGAGACATGGTGGATGGTGTTGGAAAAAACATGGGTTTAAAGAATGTGGTTTAAGAAAAACTCAGGCAAGAGAAGCCTTAATTAAACTTCTCAGTCAAACAGAAGGCCATCTTACAGCCGAAGAAATTTTCTGGAAGCTAAAAGAAGTATTACCTGGTATAGGTCTGGCTACTGTATACCGAACTTTAGAACTTCTCACCCAGCTTGGCATAATAAAAAAATTAGACTTTCAAGAAGGTAAAGCCCGTTTTGAATTCATAAAACAGGAAGAAAGAGACCATCATCATCTTATATGCAAAGTTTGTGGTAAAATTATTAACTACCCGCCTTCTGAGGAATATCAGGTTTTAAAGGATTTAACCCAAAAGATAGAACAAGACTTTGACTTTAAGGTTGAAACCTTAGAAATTCAAGCCTATGGTGTTTGCAAGGACTGCAAAAAACCGTAA
- a CDS encoding aldehyde ferredoxin oxidoreductase family protein yields the protein MYGYAGKILRINLTNQTIKVEDLNAEWAKKYIGGRGLASKYLYEEIDPKVDPFSPENKLIITTGPLTGTSVPTGGRYMVVTKSPLTGAIACSNSGGFFGAELKAAGYDMIILEGKAPKPVYITIEDDKVEIKDATHLWGKLVYETTDLLKQEYGDKAKVLAIGPAGEKLVRIAAVMNDYDRAAGRSGVGAVMGSKNVKAIVAKGSKGVSVADEQKVKDVVASKIKIIRENPVTGEGLPAYGTAILVNIINEHGIFPVANFQKAYTPEADKISGETMAKTILTKKHACFRCPIACGRVVRLKDGKEVGGPEYETVWSYGANCEVYDLNAISEANYWCNQYGLDTISTGATIAAAMELYQKGYIKDDEIAKDGLSLKFGDPEAIVGWTIKIGKREGLGDKLAEGSYRLCEAYGAPDLSMSVKKQELPAYDPRGVQGHGLVYATANRGGCHVRGYLISAEILGIPQKLDRFSTEGKAEWAKIFQDLTAVIDSLGMCLFTSFALGLKDYVDLMNAVCGTDYTEETLLAAGERIYNLERLFNLKAGIDPSQDTLPKRLLEEPIPEGPSKGAVHKLSELLPKYYEVRGWDEKGYPKEETLKRLEI from the coding sequence ATGTACGGGTATGCTGGGAAAATTTTAAGAATTAACCTCACCAATCAAACCATTAAGGTTGAAGATTTAAATGCTGAATGGGCTAAGAAGTATATTGGAGGAAGAGGGCTTGCGAGTAAGTATTTATATGAGGAAATAGACCCTAAAGTAGACCCCTTTAGCCCTGAAAACAAGTTGATAATTACTACAGGTCCTCTTACCGGTACCTCTGTCCCTACAGGTGGAAGATATATGGTGGTTACTAAATCTCCTCTGACAGGGGCCATAGCTTGTTCTAACTCCGGAGGTTTTTTTGGTGCTGAACTTAAAGCTGCTGGTTATGACATGATAATCCTTGAAGGTAAAGCTCCCAAACCAGTCTATATCACCATAGAAGACGATAAGGTTGAGATAAAGGATGCTACCCATCTCTGGGGAAAGTTAGTTTATGAAACTACCGACCTTTTAAAACAAGAATATGGAGATAAGGCCAAAGTCCTTGCGATAGGACCAGCAGGGGAAAAATTAGTAAGGATCGCTGCGGTGATGAACGATTATGATAGAGCAGCAGGAAGGTCTGGAGTGGGTGCTGTTATGGGGTCTAAAAACGTAAAAGCTATAGTAGCCAAAGGTAGTAAGGGTGTTTCTGTGGCTGACGAACAAAAAGTAAAAGATGTAGTAGCAAGCAAGATAAAAATCATTCGTGAAAACCCTGTAACTGGAGAAGGACTTCCTGCCTACGGAACAGCCATCTTGGTAAACATAATAAACGAACATGGTATCTTTCCTGTGGCTAACTTTCAAAAAGCCTATACCCCTGAGGCTGATAAGATAAGTGGAGAAACCATGGCTAAAACTATTTTAACTAAAAAACATGCCTGTTTTAGATGTCCTATAGCCTGTGGAAGGGTGGTAAGGTTAAAAGACGGAAAAGAGGTTGGTGGGCCTGAGTATGAAACTGTATGGTCTTATGGAGCCAACTGTGAGGTTTATGACTTAAATGCTATTTCTGAGGCTAACTACTGGTGTAATCAGTATGGGTTAGACACCATCTCTACAGGTGCTACCATAGCAGCTGCTATGGAACTTTATCAAAAAGGATACATCAAAGACGATGAGATAGCTAAAGATGGATTATCTCTTAAGTTTGGAGACCCAGAAGCAATCGTAGGCTGGACGATAAAGATAGGAAAAAGAGAAGGATTAGGAGATAAATTGGCAGAAGGTTCTTACAGGTTGTGCGAGGCCTACGGTGCTCCCGACCTTTCTATGAGTGTTAAAAAACAAGAATTACCTGCCTATGACCCAAGAGGGGTTCAAGGACATGGTTTGGTTTATGCCACAGCCAACAGAGGTGGATGCCATGTGAGAGGATACCTTATCTCTGCTGAAATTTTAGGTATTCCTCAAAAACTTGACAGGTTCTCTACAGAAGGCAAAGCTGAATGGGCAAAAATTTTCCAGGACCTGACTGCAGTTATAGATTCTCTTGGGATGTGCCTTTTCACCTCTTTTGCTTTAGGGCTTAAAGACTATGTAGACCTTATGAATGCCGTTTGTGGTACTGACTACACAGAAGAAACCCTTCTTGCTGCAGGAGAAAGAATCTATAATTTAGAAAGACTATTTAACCTAAAAGCCGGTATAGACCCATCTCAAGATACCCTTCCCAAGAGGTTGCTTGAAGAACCAATCCCTGAAGGCCCTTCAAAAGGTGCAGTACATAAGCTTTCAGAGCTGTTACCTAAATACTACGAGGTAAGAGGTTGGGACGAAAAAGGTTATCCTAAGGAAGAAACCCTAAAAAGATTAGAAATCTAA
- a CDS encoding methyl-accepting chemotaxis protein: MFDSLNKNLRLRWKLTIPLVLVLFIGIEITVFVTSYSLYYINLHQAKTKTFPHYAKAVKEALIKDMANPNYKELKNYYISSLGNVKVLRSPKLEAQFGENKEESFDLLSKEKEAVLAGKQLFIKEKDVLKGIYPLKAENRCLSCHKVNEGEVLGALVLTLPYNDIFSIITKTQITYGVLGFLGIIGGFLAVYIAYIVSHKPLDRLALVLQKMAEGDLTVKVPYIDYKDITGRVARSIHKLLTAFIELNEKSLSYSHRLAEATDENFKYVDKTSENTKQLATQASQIAAAIEEMTATIGDIAKNATSVSDLASQNIEVAFEAQTLSEESGRIVLKANQETMALKQVMDSLNQRAEEIDYIVQLIKDIADQTNLLALNATIEAARAGEHGKGFAVVADEIRKLADRTLKATQEIAEKIGNIQQDTHQAFTKMETTAKEVDNALASLEKVKQVLNQIVTSSQNVKDAISQIAAATEQQSVASEEISKNVEKVAKLSSEIDGFIEKLGQSIYHLILISSDLRHTATSVVTQKLKESLFDIFKGDHERMFLRVKSHLKGWDKLNPELIGNYESCGINKWYYGEEGAKFRNIPVFKEFEEVHKRCHLLAKELILAYDSRQTEKVKVLEQELEQNSQKLRDLLNKMEEIYLSELKKA; encoded by the coding sequence ATGTTTGATAGTTTAAACAAGAACCTAAGGTTAAGGTGGAAGCTTACCATACCTTTGGTTTTAGTTCTTTTTATAGGAATTGAAATTACTGTTTTTGTAACCAGTTATAGTTTATATTATATAAATCTTCATCAAGCTAAAACCAAAACCTTCCCCCATTATGCTAAAGCTGTAAAAGAAGCCTTAATCAAGGACATGGCAAACCCTAACTACAAAGAACTAAAAAATTACTATATATCTTCCCTTGGTAACGTGAAAGTCTTAAGAAGTCCCAAGCTTGAGGCTCAATTTGGAGAGAATAAAGAAGAATCTTTTGATTTACTGTCAAAAGAGAAAGAAGCCGTGTTAGCTGGTAAACAACTTTTCATCAAAGAAAAAGATGTTTTAAAAGGAATTTATCCTCTTAAAGCTGAAAACAGATGCTTAAGTTGCCACAAGGTAAACGAAGGGGAGGTTTTAGGAGCTCTGGTGTTAACCCTCCCGTATAATGATATCTTTTCTATCATCACTAAAACTCAAATCACTTACGGAGTGCTTGGGTTTTTAGGAATCATAGGAGGCTTCTTAGCGGTTTATATAGCTTACATTGTCTCCCATAAACCTTTAGACCGTTTAGCCTTGGTGTTACAAAAAATGGCTGAGGGGGATCTAACGGTAAAAGTGCCTTATATAGACTATAAAGACATCACCGGAAGGGTAGCAAGAAGCATTCACAAGCTACTTACCGCTTTTATCGAACTTAACGAAAAATCACTTTCCTATTCTCATCGCTTAGCTGAGGCAACAGACGAAAACTTTAAATATGTAGATAAAACCTCTGAGAATACAAAACAGTTAGCAACTCAAGCCTCCCAAATAGCGGCAGCTATTGAGGAAATGACAGCTACCATCGGAGACATCGCTAAAAATGCAACTTCTGTGTCAGACTTAGCCTCTCAAAACATAGAGGTTGCCTTTGAAGCCCAAACCCTTTCAGAAGAATCAGGTAGGATTGTTTTAAAAGCTAATCAGGAAACTATGGCCCTAAAGCAGGTGATGGATAGCTTAAATCAAAGGGCTGAAGAAATCGATTACATCGTCCAACTGATAAAAGATATAGCAGACCAAACGAACCTCCTTGCACTTAACGCAACGATCGAGGCGGCGCGTGCTGGGGAGCATGGAAAAGGTTTTGCGGTGGTAGCTGATGAGATAAGAAAGTTAGCTGATAGAACATTAAAGGCTACCCAAGAAATCGCAGAAAAAATAGGTAACATCCAGCAAGATACTCACCAAGCCTTTACCAAGATGGAAACTACCGCTAAAGAGGTGGATAATGCCTTAGCCTCTTTAGAAAAGGTAAAACAGGTCTTAAACCAAATCGTAACCTCTTCTCAAAACGTTAAAGATGCTATCTCTCAAATCGCTGCTGCCACAGAACAACAGTCTGTTGCCAGTGAAGAAATCAGTAAAAACGTCGAAAAAGTAGCCAAACTTTCGTCTGAAATAGATGGTTTTATAGAAAAGTTAGGACAATCTATCTATCACCTAATTTTGATTTCATCTGATCTAAGGCATACCGCAACCTCAGTGGTTACTCAAAAATTAAAAGAAAGCCTTTTTGACATCTTTAAAGGAGACCATGAAAGGATGTTTTTAAGAGTTAAGTCTCATCTAAAAGGTTGGGATAAACTCAACCCTGAACTCATAGGAAACTACGAAAGCTGTGGTATAAATAAATGGTATTATGGGGAGGAAGGGGCTAAATTCAGAAATATACCTGTATTTAAGGAGTTTGAAGAGGTTCATAAACGTTGTCACCTATTAGCTAAAGAACTTATTTTAGCTTATGATTCCAGACAAACGGAAAAAGTTAAAGTTTTAGAACAAGAGCTTGAACAAAATAGCCAAAAATTAAGAGATTTATTAAACAAAATGGAAGAAATCTATCTATCTGAGCTTAAAAAAGCCTAA
- a CDS encoding RrF2 family transcriptional regulator has product MEFTAAQDYAIRMVLYLSCIYLYQGKTIASREEICRTMGIPKAFLAKIAQFLEKAGILTIKRGKTGGYQLLKKPSQISLLEVVEAFEGPITFTRCFIKKEQCKRIEFCPVNKVLHEINECFREKLSSYTFDKLAEAEILALKKE; this is encoded by the coding sequence TTGGAATTTACAGCCGCACAGGACTATGCAATAAGGATGGTTCTTTATCTGTCTTGTATCTATTTATATCAAGGAAAAACGATCGCCTCTCGAGAAGAGATTTGTCGGACGATGGGAATACCTAAGGCTTTTTTAGCCAAGATTGCTCAGTTTTTAGAAAAGGCAGGAATTTTAACCATAAAAAGAGGTAAAACCGGTGGGTATCAGTTGTTAAAAAAACCCTCACAGATTTCTTTGTTAGAGGTAGTCGAAGCGTTTGAAGGCCCTATTACCTTTACTAGGTGTTTTATCAAAAAGGAACAATGTAAAAGAATCGAATTTTGTCCGGTAAACAAGGTACTGCATGAGATAAACGAGTGTTTTAGAGAAAAACTTTCTTCTTACACCTTTGATAAACTTGCAGAGGCAGAAATATTAGCCCTTAAAAAAGAGTAA
- a CDS encoding tungsten cofactor oxidoreductase radical SAM maturase, with amino-acid sequence MIFEKLYLELTNRCNLNCKICYRHGWEETLQDLDFFLLEKIYKEIKDIDLKEIVLGGIGEPLFYPYINETIELFSKFNLTLTTNGSLLKDDLLEIVATKIKKLVVSIDGSFEAYEKIRGYPLTHLIENLKNLNKIKQELRSEYPFLLVEFVLSKENQEELLKMIDLCDEIKAYQLIISQLVPQVESNKDNILYKKYLNQELKDLFEKVKLYALRSGLKLVLPKVELKTERYCPFIEEKALVVGSDGKVYPCYRFSHNMTEYVFGRKKRIYKHPFGDLREKSLKEIFQSPQYRDFYYRIYANRYPSCIDCDLVDGCELVKTSECDCYALMPSCGDCLWSRGFALCP; translated from the coding sequence TTGATTTTTGAAAAACTATACTTAGAACTTACCAACAGATGTAACCTTAATTGCAAAATCTGTTATCGTCATGGCTGGGAAGAAACCTTACAAGATTTGGATTTTTTTCTTTTAGAAAAAATTTATAAGGAAATAAAAGATATAGATTTAAAAGAAATAGTCTTAGGGGGTATAGGAGAACCTCTATTCTATCCTTATATAAACGAGACGATCGAGCTGTTTTCTAAGTTTAATCTTACGCTAACTACCAACGGAAGTCTGTTAAAAGATGACCTGTTAGAAATAGTTGCTACTAAAATAAAAAAATTGGTGGTCTCTATCGACGGTAGTTTTGAAGCTTACGAAAAGATACGAGGATATCCCTTAACCCATCTGATAGAAAACCTTAAAAACCTAAATAAGATTAAGCAAGAACTCAGGTCTGAATACCCCTTTTTATTGGTAGAATTTGTGTTATCCAAAGAAAACCAAGAAGAACTTCTTAAGATGATAGACCTTTGTGATGAAATAAAAGCCTATCAACTTATCATTTCTCAGCTTGTGCCTCAGGTAGAAAGCAATAAAGATAATATACTCTATAAAAAGTACCTTAACCAAGAACTCAAGGATCTGTTTGAAAAGGTTAAACTTTATGCTTTAAGGAGTGGGTTAAAATTGGTTTTGCCTAAGGTTGAGCTTAAGACTGAAAGATATTGTCCTTTTATCGAGGAAAAAGCTTTGGTAGTAGGGTCAGACGGCAAGGTTTATCCTTGCTACCGGTTTTCTCATAACATGACAGAATACGTTTTTGGTAGGAAAAAACGTATATACAAACATCCCTTTGGAGACTTAAGAGAAAAAAGTTTAAAAGAAATTTTTCAAAGTCCTCAATATAGAGATTTTTACTATAGAATCTATGCAAACAGATACCCCTCTTGTATCGATTGTGATCTGGTAGATGGCTGTGAACTGGTAAAAACCTCTGAGTGCGATTGTTATGCCTTGATGCCTTCCTGTGGAGACTGTTTGTGGAGCAGAGGTTTTGCCCTATGTCCTTAA
- a CDS encoding cytochrome ubiquinol oxidase subunit I, translating into MDVLWLSRLQFAAAAIFHFLFVPLTLGLSFLTAIYQTLWLKTGDEDFKRAARFWGKIFLINFGLGVVTGITLEFQFGTNWRYYSEYVGDVFGPLLAIEATLAFFLESTFIAVWWFGWDRLSPKVTTTAIWLTAIASTISALWILLANGWMQNPVGFEIRNGRAELTDFWALLTNPFGWSQFFHVVPASFTLGGFFVLGVCGYHLLKKREVTFFKKSFRIAAIWTLVWAIIVVVLGHHHGAIVAKTQPTKLAAMEALWETKKGADFALLLIPDEKNERNVVETFKIPGMVSLLAYHNFNAEVKGLKEWPKEERPPVALNFWSFRLMVGLGFLFLFLGLWACIRRNSPENCPLLLRLLIVNIPLPYIACQLGWIVAEVGRQPWIVYGLMKTKDAVSPLSVSQVAISFPAFIIVYGILGFVCFWLIIKTAIKGPEKEAVKTLGY; encoded by the coding sequence ATGGATGTATTATGGTTGTCAAGGCTTCAGTTTGCAGCAGCAGCCATTTTTCATTTTTTGTTTGTACCCCTTACATTAGGTCTTTCTTTTTTGACTGCTATCTATCAAACCCTATGGCTTAAGACTGGAGATGAAGATTTTAAGCGGGCTGCCAGGTTCTGGGGTAAAATTTTTCTAATCAACTTTGGGTTAGGTGTAGTTACAGGAATAACCCTTGAGTTTCAGTTTGGAACCAACTGGCGTTATTATTCTGAATACGTAGGGGATGTTTTTGGACCTCTTTTGGCTATAGAGGCTACCTTAGCTTTTTTCCTTGAGTCTACTTTTATCGCGGTGTGGTGGTTTGGCTGGGATAGGCTTAGTCCTAAGGTTACCACCACTGCCATTTGGTTAACAGCTATCGCCTCAACCATTTCCGCGCTTTGGATTTTACTTGCCAACGGCTGGATGCAAAACCCTGTAGGTTTTGAGATAAGAAATGGAAGGGCAGAACTTACTGACTTTTGGGCCCTTTTAACTAATCCCTTTGGCTGGTCTCAGTTTTTCCATGTAGTCCCAGCAAGTTTTACCCTTGGCGGCTTTTTTGTTTTAGGTGTGTGTGGTTATCACCTTCTTAAGAAAAGAGAGGTAACCTTCTTTAAAAAATCTTTTAGAATAGCAGCTATTTGGACTTTAGTTTGGGCTATTATAGTGGTGGTGCTTGGGCATCATCATGGGGCTATAGTAGCTAAAACTCAGCCTACCAAATTAGCGGCGATGGAAGCTCTTTGGGAAACCAAAAAAGGTGCTGATTTTGCGCTTTTACTTATACCTGATGAAAAAAATGAACGAAACGTGGTAGAAACTTTTAAAATTCCAGGGATGGTAAGTTTACTTGCTTATCACAACTTTAACGCAGAGGTAAAAGGCCTTAAGGAATGGCCTAAAGAAGAAAGACCTCCTGTAGCCCTAAACTTCTGGAGTTTTAGGCTTATGGTTGGCCTTGGTTTTCTCTTTCTCTTTCTTGGTCTATGGGCTTGTATAAGAAGAAACAGTCCAGAAAACTGCCCTCTCCTTTTAAGACTACTTATAGTAAACATACCCTTACCTTATATCGCTTGTCAGCTTGGATGGATTGTAGCTGAGGTAGGAAGACAACCCTGGATAGTTTATGGGCTTATGAAAACTAAAGACGCAGTATCCCCTCTTTCTGTCAGTCAGGTAGCTATTTCTTTTCCGGCCTTTATCATAGTGTATGGAATTTTAGGTTTTGTGTGCTTTTGGTTAATCATTAAAACTGCGATTAAAGGACCTGAAAAAGAAGCGGTAAAAACCTTGGGATATTAA
- a CDS encoding HesA/MoeB/ThiF family protein produces MLSLEDQERLKKTKVLVAGCGGLGGYVVEMLARLGIGWITVVDDEVFEETNLNRQLFSTVNTLGKKKALVAKERILEVNPDVVVNPILTRIEEKNAKEVVSGHEVVVDALDSIPHRILLESVCEELKIPLIHGAVAGWYGQVTTVLPGDRTLSMVYKNHKEGIEKELGTPSFSPAVIAGIQVCEVLKVILNKGEPLSKKLLYIDLLNQEYQKIELHF; encoded by the coding sequence ATGCTTTCCTTAGAGGATCAAGAAAGATTAAAAAAAACTAAGGTGTTGGTTGCTGGATGTGGAGGCCTTGGTGGATATGTGGTTGAAATGCTTGCAAGACTTGGTATAGGATGGATAACTGTGGTTGATGATGAGGTCTTTGAAGAAACCAACCTAAATAGACAGCTTTTTAGTACAGTTAATACTCTTGGGAAAAAAAAGGCTTTGGTAGCTAAAGAACGAATTTTAGAGGTTAATCCTGATGTAGTAGTAAACCCTATTTTAACCAGAATAGAGGAAAAAAACGCAAAAGAGGTGGTTTCTGGTCATGAGGTAGTGGTGGATGCCCTTGATAGCATCCCCCATAGAATCCTTCTTGAAAGTGTGTGTGAAGAACTAAAAATACCTCTGATACATGGTGCGGTAGCAGGATGGTATGGTCAGGTTACAACCGTTTTGCCAGGAGATAGAACTTTATCTATGGTCTACAAAAATCATAAAGAAGGAATAGAAAAAGAATTAGGGACCCCTTCTTTTTCTCCTGCTGTGATAGCTGGGATTCAGGTGTGTGAGGTATTAAAGGTAATCTTAAACAAAGGAGAGCCTCTTTCCAAGAAACTTTTATACATAGATCTCCTTAATCAAGAATATCAGAAAATAGAGTTGCATTTTTAA